One Plasmodium cynomolgi strain B DNA, chromosome 12, whole genome shotgun sequence genomic region harbors:
- a CDS encoding KIR-like CYIR protein (putative), producing the protein MDHTKPYGQWCHLFYYWLGDKVKDNLRLGSFPQVMKKIYSKLPEEQCNGKCIDIYPDIYEQLFGWSKDIFDSFYNYNVAKSTEKGGKIPWCEKYNNSLEGATTAYGQVQKLCASDGAEYCIIWNKSKEYFPNGPQNLKCTAEQELEEKGAQENLGATSGDTQSPRGHSQEEAPRTHGDGQSHDQAHLTDYPTEAGDGDGDEPGILGEKQLDLLKSKLPYYEKLYKGSTECDNGSAVKKIEGILRSYTYYEKGAEEIVKAWCNASGMVRNDTLDSEYCYALYFWIGDQVLKSPGNVTDFEGIMSEIYQKLTTWKPIEGCNNMETNIEEKIFEQRKGVFDYFQQYEIMKKQLEKRGGLHPLMC; encoded by the exons ATGGATCACACGAAGCCCTATGGTCAATGGTGTCACTTGTTCTATTATTGGTTAGGTGATAAAGTAAAGGACAACTTGAGGCTTGGCTCATTTCCTCAggtcatgaaaaaaatttacagtaAACTGCCAGAGGAGCAATGTAATGGTAAATGCATTGATATATACCCTGATATTTACGAGCAACTTTTCGGGTGGAGTAAAGACATATTTGATTCTTTCTATAACTACAATGTTGCAAAAAGTAcagaaaaaggtggaaaaattCCTTGgtgtgaaaaatataacaattcTCTGGAAGGAGCTACTACAGCATATGGGCAGGTACAAAAGCTCTGTGCTAGTGATGGTGCAGAGTACTGCATAATTTGGAACAAGTCTAAggaatattttccaaatgggcCACAAAATTTGAAGTGCACTGCAGAGCAAGAACTAGAAGAAAAGGGTGCTCAGGAAAATTTGGGTGCCACCTCGGGTGATACGCAATCTCCCCGAGGGCATTCACAGGAAGAAGCACCACGAACACATGGGGACGGACAATCACATGATCAAGCTCATCTAACTGATTATCCAACTGAGGCTGGTGATGGGGATGGTGACGAACCAGGAATATTAGGG GAGAAGCAGTTAGATTTGTTGAAATCAAAATTACCATactatgaaaaattatataaggGCTCCACGGAATGTGATAATGGTAGTGCTgtcaaaaaaatagaggGGATATTACGTTCATATACTTATTATGAGAAAGGTGCGGAGGAAATTGTAAAAGCTTGGTGCAATGCATCCGGAATGGTGAGAAATGATACTCTCGATAGTGAATATTGCTATGCATTGTATTTTTGGATAGGAGATCAGGTATTGAAGAGTCCAGGGAATGTCACTGATTTTGAGGGTATAATGAGCGAAATTTACCAAAAATTGACAACATGGAAGCCTATAGAGGGGTGTAATAATATGGAGACGAATATTGAAGAGAAGATTTTCGAACAAAGGAAAGGAGTATTTGATTACTTTCAACAATAtgaaattatgaaaaaacaattagaaaaaaggggggggctTCATCCACTGATGTGCTGA
- a CDS encoding hypothetical protein (putative) — protein sequence MAIFLGRKKKSWPDSENGSYKLNGGRKGENGPTQSIKLTEKSTTAEGVDDNLIYNWAFDMFEDDYLSYDRVCKFDDSQNCLNGSGESFYTNGLNKSSDSFHKSCTNESGGGRPTSDPQESGNIGSYYMERKTRSIHSEECPKGHPANGGIDNNCKKVLPGRGEEYFHVEQNGWKEDNFYLNSHNFEHIFNQSANQQSPHSCYEKDLHIDSWSKSPFCKNDEAYNENNYTRQEEKYVENKKKYICEEKKNNAKIDMLKKATTYDQLSPSNRVFTDAYINKQINAIFGDCKKDGDLSDDNIAQLVHGTFVRGRNFLFRKSIDMEIEKKEHMKYNPTTLLQENQFLKNNFSHENYDNSEKLNGHNNNILMFNVAQYFLEDNKHDNFSCKSINVGSYESRKFTTATTISGQGQGNDLHEFLHFCDQSQVGSEPRERQLYDLLEIYDRNNYTIPIEEGTQDEFVEIYDTINGTGRKETSNMNDEFLEIYHQEENSILHVEDEFLHIREKSQRSGAGPQEDEFLDIYDKIVSAKGAQVDEFFDICGGEERFQQLRQRQREGWGEQVVGNAERKCLEKADRHEGGKSEQSEQSEQSDQLRQSRGNHFTPSYNARKKAKQNEPPDPLEDPPQGNNSSVSERPKSYSSFTYASGKEVNINKDVLNEMRKRLFGDDDEVEGCISREAIPTKGSTQVRPISSHNYPFRSVHLSSESGPPSSGKEHKSFTYASGKEVSINRDVLNRMRETLFGDDSVVSGNANNSSSGDATGSSSNSKSNSNIDSNINSNINSNININSIGGREEDKGVKKEAESRGSHFSNANKVNLSDGSEHDKHVITGQREIKVEEEVKKNQESEKLSACRDPQSKGIKVECTQKGILPEGSDQTGRSTLHEGVRVKEEELYESEGYNEIINKEVNLLHSIECKDSTSAEGGNASKRRVGRQMLRSNVKSKNNFVNPRKRKLSEEASGTQWAHERGGTNQTNETNTTSIGKKNKQLDLNLNLRDHLKFIRDMYTLLAKRKKLKRNRRLTNTLMYVNENKGGCTFNWSDNDYLYFLKSEELNEYYTADVTVLYELFVLTTKQLDIFHSYDFAWFLKKYKLVTMALVRKYTKELQRRYNLLREGEREVEDEDERFHPNRSYFHEGKEHFGEVLSECRNGEKRTLKRERGSVFKPLVKEEKDERHEEGYTAPFAGGCTYGETPSLRPRVKSEFLSGQFQNGSILRGDMHHCGVEVDGTSGMVLRGDVARLPPPEYPLYTYEFGQRIRRSTESMLTIRTIDEVEPPSPIEFMFKLLKRYIEERKNKKSILQMMQDNTVSYKVPVNLRVEKIIKREDNEFVFILSDNFEYIHCIAKDSYLKNLLMSNIIKQGNVLRINALDLHNQTPQEQTPSELCHKSVMLFALSSNDLIEIDQQNKLRVGLTKYRAKRIKHIEHWGNSCFFVDVIIISKSDFSYGFYDSVKKKYYLLHSNVYEKIIYNLRHEMSKLLQEENFQEDARYTKVKNDLSMFLEATSFCAVQAIDFATCERIRGAASLDDKIEHIINSLCRVKLFRMDMETYEGLRRGNRIQLFNVYVQKSNRNNKFSQVLGEDILDDFIYETFEGDNKANHMKKAINYDSFESHFFKKEMESRNGASEGSYPDYYPDGYLQNPFSGFLGRGKKYTPIVLQATHATYMNLDEKYRSKLFEELNDMVTLQSSAQGNQAGRKSQIKLKREEQQVCYPSFIYTNVFKVPVLSRIHMALLRNYTKINASGKSFYYDLIQGNMYTLSGVIVHYTDVEMKEVIDFSCAEEKKNILFYKVFLLTSNGNLCCVNISMISPDSLISTYRKDFECKEREMLKKMIHVQHVEPSGVHKGGHKRGQTDSRSVASNNGNHLYNYLYKVERKNKESASKEDMANKNVDVFIFFKDVEFINYDEKYDIYNFRSYNHPHFHPPRLYSNEFEHTKRSIAELIRGKYIECEKNRLIVKLTNSWKIKIEKDNLPYMHFFYLLIYSKSKSIELTGVRLKNNYLSTFLKNMWTVFVK from the exons AGCTAAATGGTGGAAGGAAAGGGGAGAATGGGCCTACACAGAGCATCAAACTAACGGAGAAAAGCACCACCGCAGAGGGTGTTGAcgataatttaatttataattggGCGTTCGACATGTTTGAAGATGACTATTTAAGTTATGACcgtgtgtgcaaatttgATGATAGTCAAAATTGCCTTAACGGGTCAGGCGAAAGTTTCTACACAAATGGCCTGAACAAGTCAAGCGATAGCTTTCACAAAAGTTGCACAAACGAGTCAGGTGGTGGCCGTCCCACGAGTGACCCGCAAGAAAGCGGAAACATCGGGAGCTACTacatggaaagaaaaacccGCAGCATCCACAGCGAGGAGTGCCCAAAGGGGCATCCCGCAAATGGTGGAATTGACaataattgcaaaaaagtgTTACCTGGAAGGGGCGAGGAATATTTTCACGTCGAGCAAAATGGATGGAAGGAAGacaatttttacctgaacagtcaTAATTTTGAGCACATTTTTAACCAAAGTGCAAATCAGCAAAGTCCACATAGCTGCTACGAAAAAGACTTGCACATTGACAGTTGGTCGAAAagtccattttgcaaaaatgacgaGGCATACAATGAGAACAATTACACACgccaggaagaaaaatacgttgaaaataaaaaaaaatatatttgtgaggaaaaaaaaaacaacgcaaaaattgacatgttaaaaaaagcaacgaCATACGACCAATTATCACCATCAAATCGCGTTTTCACAGATGCCTACAtcaataaacaaataaatgcaatTTTTGGAGATTGCAAAAAAGACGGTGATTTAAGTGATGATAATATTGCACAATTAGTTCATGGCACTTTTGTGAGGGGAAGAAATTTCTTATTTCGAAAAAGTATTGATATGGAAAttgagaaaaaggaacatatGAAATACAACCCCACGACGCTTTTGCAAGaaaatcaatttttaaaaaataattttagcCATGAAAATTACGACAATtcggaaaaattaaatggcCACAATAACAACATATTGATGTTTAACGTTGCGCAATATTTCTTGGAGGATAACAAGCACGATAATTTTTCGTGCAAAAGCATTAACGTTGGGTCATATGAAAGTAGGAAGTTTACCACCGCCACTACCATCTCAGGACAGGGACAGGGAAATGACTTGCATgaatttttacacttttgtgATCAGAGCCAAGTTGGAAGTGAACCGAGAGAACGCCAATTATATGACTTGCTCGAAATTTATGACAGAAATAATTACACCATTCCAATTGAGGAAGGAACGCAGGACGAATTTGTGGAAATTTATGATACCATTAATGGCACAGGGAGGAAAGAAACTAGCAACATGAATGATGAATTTCTGGAGATCTATCACCAGGAGGAAAATTCAATCTTGCATGTCGAAGATGAATTTCTGCACATTCGTGAGAAATCACAAAGGAGTGGAGCTGGTCCCCAGGAGGACGAATTTTTAGACATATACGACAAAATTGTTAGCGCGAAGGGTGCGCAGGTTGATGAGTTTTTTGATATCTGTGGCGGGGAGGAGAGGTTCCAGCAGCTGCGGCAGCGGCAGCGTGAAGGTTGGGGAGAGCAAGTGGTTGGCAACGCTGAGAGGAAGTGCTTGGAAAAGGCAGACCGTCATGAAGGTGGGAAAAGTGAGCAAAGTGAGCAAAGTGAGCAAAGCGACCAACTGCGCCAAAGCCGGGGAAACCACTTTACACCCAGCTACAATGCGAGGAAAAAGGCTAAGCAAAATGAACCCCCCGATCCGTTGGAAGATCCCCCCCAGGGAAATAACAGCTCCGTGAGCGAGAGACCCAAAAGTTACTCTTCATTCACGTATGCTTCTGGGAAGGAAGTGAACATAAATAAAGACGTGCTAAACGAAATGAGGAAAAGACTGTTCGGCGATGACGATGAGGTAGAAGGGTGCATTTCCAGGGAGGCAATTCCGACCAAGGGAAGCACCCAAGTCAGGCCTATTAGCAGTCATAATTACCCATTTAGGAGCGTGCATTTGTCCAGTGAAAGTGGCCCCCCGAGCAGTGGCAAGGAGCACAAATCGTTCACGTACGCCTCTGGGAAGGAAGTGAGCATAAACAGGGACGTGCTGAACCGGATGCGGGAGACGCTGTTCGGGGATGACAGCGTCGTCAGCGGCAACGCTAATAATAGTAGCAGTGGCGATGCCACTGGCAGTAGCAGTAACAGCAAGAGCAACAGCAATATCGACAGCAACATCAACAGCAACATCAACAGCAACATCAACATCAACAGCATCGGCG ggagggaagaagacaaaggggtgaagaaggaagCGGAGAGTAGGGGGTCCCACTTTAGCAACGCGAACAAGGTGAATCTGTCTGATGGGTCAGAGCATGACAAGCATGTTATAACAGGACAGAGGGAAATCAAAGTAGAAGAGGAGGTTAAGAAGAACCAAGAAAGTGAGAAACTGTCCGCGTGCAGGGACCCTCAGTCGAAGGGTATCAAAGTGGAGTGCACACAAAAGGGAATTCTACCAGAAGGGAGCGACCAGACAGGAAGAAGCACCCTTCACGAAGGGGTAAGAGTAAAAGAAGAGGAACTATACGAATCGGAGGGTTACAACGAAATTATAAACAAGGAGGTGAATCTGTTGCACAGTATAGAATGTAAGGACAGCACCTCTGCAGAGGGTGGAAACGCCTCAAAGAGGAGAGTAGGAAGACAAATGTTGAGGAGTAATGTGAagagcaaaaataattttgttaatccGAGGAAGCGTAAGTTAAGCGAAGAAGCGAGCGGGACGCAATGGGCTCACGAAAGGGGAGGAACTAATCAAACGAATGAGACAAATACCACTTCcattggtaaaaaaaacaaacaactCGATTTAAACCTCAACTTGAGAGACCACTTGAAGTTCATAAGAGACATGTACACCCTTTTggcgaagaggaaaaagttaaaaagaaacagaagaTTGACAAACACCCTCATGTAtgtgaatgaaaataaaggggGGTGCACATTTAATTGGTCCGACAATGACTACTTGTATTTTCTAAAGAGTGAAGAACTGAATGAGTACTACACTGCTGACGTGACTGTCTTGTACGAGCTGTTCGTTTTGACCACGAAACAGCTCGACATCTTCCATTCGTACGATTTTGCCTGGTTTTTAAAGAAGTACAAATTGGTAACCATGGCGCTGGTGCGTAAGTACACGAAGGAGCTCCAAAGAAGGTACAATCTACTGCGCGAGGGGGAGAGGGAGGTTGAGGATGAGGATGAGAGGTTCCATCCCAATAGAAGTTACTTCCATGAAGGGAAAGAACATTTCGGGGAGGTCCTCTCAGAATGCAGGAATGGAGAAAAGCGCACCCTGAAGAGGGAACGTGGCAGCGTTTTTAAACCCCTTgttaaggaggaaaaggatgaGCGGCATGAAGAAGGTTATACTGCCCCCTTCGCAGGAGGGTGTACGTATGGGGAGACACCGAGTTTACGTCCCCGTGTGAAGAGTGAATTTTTGAGCGGGCAGTTCCAAAACGGTTCCATCCTCCGTGGGGATATGCATCACTGTGGGGTGGAAGTGGACGGGACGAGCGGGATGGTGCTGAGAGGAGACGTGGCTAGACTCCCGCCCCCCGAGTATCCACTCTACACATATGAATTTGGACAAAGAATTCGAAGGTCCACCGAGTCAATGCTGACCATTCGAACCATCGACGAGGTGGAGCCCCCCTCCCCAATCGAGTTCATGTTCAAATTGCTAAAACGATATAtagaggaaagaaaaaacaaaaaatccATCCTGCAAATGATGCAGGATAACACGGTGTCATACAAAGTGCCTGTAAATCTGCgagtagaaaaaattataaaaagagaagacaacgaatttgttttcattttgagtGACAACTTCGAGTACATACATTGCATCGCGAAAGAttcttatttaaaaaatttactcatGTCAAATATAATAAAGCAAGGCAATGTGTTAAGAATTAATGCCCTTGATTTGCACAACCAGACACCACAGGAGCAAACTCCGAGTGAGCTGTGTCATAAATCCGTCATGTTGTTTGCCCTTTCTAGTAACGATTTGATCGAAATAGATCAACAGAATAAGCTCAGAGTAGGGTTGACAAAATATAGGGCCAAAAGAATTAAACATATTGAGCACTGGGGAAATTCCTGCTTCTTTGTAGATGTCATAATTATCAGCAAGAGTGATTTTTCCTACGGGTTCTATGATTCCGTAAAGAAGAAGTACTACCTGCTACATAGCAATGTGTACGAGAAGATTATCTACAATTTGAGACACGAAATGAGCAAGCTCCTGCAGGAGGAGAACTTTCAGGAGGATGCTCGATACACGAAAGTGAAGAACGACTTGAGTATGTTCCTCGAGGCCACTTCCTTTTGCGCCGTGCAGGCCATAGACTTCGCGACCTGCGAGCGGATAAGGGGGGCGGCATCTCTGGATGACAAGATCGAGCACATCATCAACTCGCTGTGCAGAGTGAAGCTCTTCCGG aTGGACATGGAGACGTACGAAGGCCTGCGGCGGGGGAACCGCATCCAGCTGTTCAACGTGTACGTGCAAAAGTCAAACAGGAACAACAAATTCAGTCAGGTGCTTGGTGAAGACATTTTGGACGATTTTATTTACGAGACATTCGAGGGGGACAACAAAGCTAACCACATGAAGAAGGCAATCAATTATGACTCTTTTGAATCCCACTTTTTTAAGAAAGAGATGGAGAGCAGAAATGGAGCTAGCGAAGGAAGCTACCCAGATTACTACCCGGATGGTTACCTGCAGAACCCATTCAGCGGGTTCTTGGGGAGAGGCAAAAAGTACACGCCCATAGTCCTTCAAGCCACCCATGCGACGTACATGAATTTggatgaaaaatataggaGCAAATTGTTCGAAGAGCTTAACGACATGGTGACCTTGCAAAGTAGCGCACAAGGGAACCAAGCTGGAAGGAAAAGCCAAATCAAACTTAAGAGAGAGGAGCAGCAGGTTTGCTACCCATCGTTTATCTATACGAACGTTTTTAAAGTCCCCGTTTTGTCCAGAATCCACATGGCCCTTTTGAGAAACTACACGAAGATAAATGCGAGCGGAAAAAGTTTCTACTACGATTTAATTCAGGGCAATATGTACACCCTCTCGGGGGTGATAGTGCACTACACGGACGTCGAAATGAAG GAAGTTATTGACTTCTCTTGcgctgaagaaaaaaagaacattttgttttacaaAGTTTTTCTCCTAACGTCCAACGGAAATCTATGCTGTGTAAACATTTCAATGATTTCTCCAGACTCCTTAATCTCGACATATAGGAAAGACTTCGAGTGCAAGGAGAGAGAAATGCTTAAGAAGATGATTCACGTTCAGCATGTAGAGCCTAGTGGGGTCCACAAGGGAGGACATAAAAGGGGCCAAACAGACAGCAGAAGTGTTGCTAGCAATAATGGGAATCATTTGTACAATTACTTGTACAAggtagaaagaaaaaacaaggAGAGTGCTTCCAAGGAGGACATGGCCAACAAGAATGTtgatgtttttatattttttaaagatgtGGAGTTTATCAATTATGACGAGAAGTACGATATTTATAACTTCCGATCATACAATCACCCG CACTTTCACCCCCCGAGGTTGTACTCGAACGAGTTTGagcacacaaaaaggagcataGCGGAGTTAATCAGAGGAAAATATATCGAATGTGAGAAGAACAGACTAATCGTGAAACTAACCAACAgctggaaaataaaaatcgaaaaagaCAATCTGCCATACatgcatttcttttatttacttatttacTCAAAATCGAAATCCATTGAATTGACTGGAGTTCGTCTTAAGAACAATTACTTATCCAcctttttgaagaatatGTGGACTGTGTTTGTTAAGTAA